The following coding sequences are from one Oncorhynchus clarkii lewisi isolate Uvic-CL-2024 chromosome 20, UVic_Ocla_1.0, whole genome shotgun sequence window:
- the LOC139376294 gene encoding nuclear receptor ROR-beta-like isoform X1: MRAQIEVIPCKICGDKSSGIHYGVITCEGCKGFFRRSQQNNAMYSCSRQRNCLIDRTSRNRCQHCRLQKCLVLGMSRDAVKFGRMSKKQRDSLYAEVQKHQKNQECLNQGLSLSREDVAGGESKEDRQGELSRSYSSGGSSSTLSDLDDIAALPKLFDLPLTPQEAHEYCSLELQEDHGGSTGNTSNSSSPSSSSPISSNQNSPQQNLLDVTDANGIKHEYQMLSHTHVLLAHTHATLLETLPDDCTLMDIERITQSVVKSHLETSQYSSDELKRLTYNRMQYSPEETRNFQCESAESVWQQCTHHITNSIQYVVEFAKRITGFMDLCQNDQIILLKAGCLEVLLIRMCRAFNATTNTMFFNGKFASAQLFKALGCDDLVSAVFDLAKGLSRLQLTDEEMALFSAACLLSPDRPWLADSQKVQKLQAKVYLALQHSLHMSGAADEKLDQMVSKLPIMKSICNLHIDKLEFFRLVHPETAYSFPPLYREVFGSEISPPDSTNNS; encoded by the exons ATGAGAG ctCAAATAGAAGTAATACCCTGCAAGATCTGTGGGGACAAGTCCTCAGGAATCCACTATGGAGTTATTACCTGTGAAGGCTGCAAG GGGTTCTTCCGCCGCAGCCAGCAGAACAATGCCATGTACTCGTGTTCCCGCCAGAGGAACTGTCTTATTGACCGAACCAGCCGCAACCGCTGCCAACACTGCAGACTGCAGAAGTGTCTGGTGTTAGGCATGAGCCGGGACG CGGTGAAGTTTGGCCGTATGTCTAAGAAGCAGCGCGACAGCCTGTACGCTGAGGTTCAGAAGCATCAGAAGAACCAGGAGtgtctgaaccagggtctgtcaCTGTCCAGGGAAGACGTGGCTGGGGGAGAAAGCAAGGAGGACAGGCAAGGGGAGCTCAGTCGCTCCTACAGCAGCGGGGGCTCCAGCTCCACCCTGAGTGACCTGGATGACATCGCAGCGCTCCCCAAACTGTTTGACCTCCCCTTGACCCCACAGGAGGCCCACGAGTACTGCAGCCTGGAGCTGCAAGAAGACCACGGCGGAAGCACTGGGAACACCTCCAAttcttcatcaccatcatcatcatcgccCATTTCGTCCAATCAGAATTCTCCCCAGCAAAATCTACTGGATGTCACCGACGCCAATGGGATCAAACACGAGTACCAGATGTTGTCGCACACACACGTGctcctggcacacacacacgccacactgCTAGAGACACTGCCTGATGACTGCACTCTCATGGATATAG AGCGTATCACCCAGAGTGTGGTCAAGTCCCACTTGGAGACGAGTCAGTACAGCTCTGACGAACTGAAGAGGCTGACATACAATCGGATGCAGTACTCACCTGAGGAGACTCGCAACTTCCAGTGCGag TCTGCAGAGTCTGTGTGGCAGCAATGTACCCACCACATCACCAATTCCATCCAGTACGTGGTGGAGTTTGCCAAACGCATTACAGGCTTCATGGACCTGTGTCAGAATGACCAGATCATTCTGCTCAAAGCAG GCTGTCTGGAGGTGCTGCTGATTAGGATGTGCAGGGCATTTAACGCCACCACCAACACCATGTTCTTTAATGGCAAATTTGCCTCTGCTCAGCTCTTCAAAGCCCTCG GTTGCGATGACCTGGTCAGTGCCGTGTTTGACCTGGCAAAAGGGCTCTCCCGCCTGCAGCTGACCGATGAGGAGATGGCTCTGTTCAGTGCCGCTTGCTTGCTGTCTCCAGACCGACCATGGTTAGCCGACAGCCAGAAGGTCCAGAAGCTACAGGCGAAGGTCTACCTGGCTCTGCAACACAGTCTGCACATGAGCGGGGCTGCCGACGAGAAGCTAGACCAG ATGGTATCCAAGCTGCCGATAATGAAGTCCATCTGTAATCTCCACATCGACAAGCTGGAGTTCTTTCGTCTGGTCCACCCCGAGACCGCATACAGCTTTCCACCACTCTACCGGGAAGTGTTCGGGAGTGAGATCTCTCCCCCCGACTCTACAAACAACTcctag
- the LOC139376294 gene encoding nuclear receptor ROR-beta-like isoform X2 codes for MHHDFKSIFSHLNAFVCCCYTESMQGRAKLTACLTLSPTLPSHCANHSHMPAQIEVIPCKICGDKSSGIHYGVITCEGCKGFFRRSQQNNAMYSCSRQRNCLIDRTSRNRCQHCRLQKCLVLGMSRDAVKFGRMSKKQRDSLYAEVQKHQKNQECLNQGLSLSREDVAGGESKEDRQGELSRSYSSGGSSSTLSDLDDIAALPKLFDLPLTPQEAHEYCSLELQEDHGGSTGNTSNSSSPSSSSPISSNQNSPQQNLLDVTDANGIKHEYQMLSHTHVLLAHTHATLLETLPDDCTLMDIERITQSVVKSHLETSQYSSDELKRLTYNRMQYSPEETRNFQCESAESVWQQCTHHITNSIQYVVEFAKRITGFMDLCQNDQIILLKAGCLEVLLIRMCRAFNATTNTMFFNGKFASAQLFKALGCDDLVSAVFDLAKGLSRLQLTDEEMALFSAACLLSPDRPWLADSQKVQKLQAKVYLALQHSLHMSGAADEKLDQMVSKLPIMKSICNLHIDKLEFFRLVHPETAYSFPPLYREVFGSEISPPDSTNNS; via the exons ATGCACCATGATTTCAAGTCAATATTTTCCCATTTGAATGCCTTTGTCTGCTGTTGCTACACTGAGAGCATGCAAGGCAGAGCCAAACTGACAGCCTGCCTTACACTTTCACCAACTCTCCCTTCACACTGTGCTAACCATAGCCACATGCCAG ctCAAATAGAAGTAATACCCTGCAAGATCTGTGGGGACAAGTCCTCAGGAATCCACTATGGAGTTATTACCTGTGAAGGCTGCAAG GGGTTCTTCCGCCGCAGCCAGCAGAACAATGCCATGTACTCGTGTTCCCGCCAGAGGAACTGTCTTATTGACCGAACCAGCCGCAACCGCTGCCAACACTGCAGACTGCAGAAGTGTCTGGTGTTAGGCATGAGCCGGGACG CGGTGAAGTTTGGCCGTATGTCTAAGAAGCAGCGCGACAGCCTGTACGCTGAGGTTCAGAAGCATCAGAAGAACCAGGAGtgtctgaaccagggtctgtcaCTGTCCAGGGAAGACGTGGCTGGGGGAGAAAGCAAGGAGGACAGGCAAGGGGAGCTCAGTCGCTCCTACAGCAGCGGGGGCTCCAGCTCCACCCTGAGTGACCTGGATGACATCGCAGCGCTCCCCAAACTGTTTGACCTCCCCTTGACCCCACAGGAGGCCCACGAGTACTGCAGCCTGGAGCTGCAAGAAGACCACGGCGGAAGCACTGGGAACACCTCCAAttcttcatcaccatcatcatcatcgccCATTTCGTCCAATCAGAATTCTCCCCAGCAAAATCTACTGGATGTCACCGACGCCAATGGGATCAAACACGAGTACCAGATGTTGTCGCACACACACGTGctcctggcacacacacacgccacactgCTAGAGACACTGCCTGATGACTGCACTCTCATGGATATAG AGCGTATCACCCAGAGTGTGGTCAAGTCCCACTTGGAGACGAGTCAGTACAGCTCTGACGAACTGAAGAGGCTGACATACAATCGGATGCAGTACTCACCTGAGGAGACTCGCAACTTCCAGTGCGag TCTGCAGAGTCTGTGTGGCAGCAATGTACCCACCACATCACCAATTCCATCCAGTACGTGGTGGAGTTTGCCAAACGCATTACAGGCTTCATGGACCTGTGTCAGAATGACCAGATCATTCTGCTCAAAGCAG GCTGTCTGGAGGTGCTGCTGATTAGGATGTGCAGGGCATTTAACGCCACCACCAACACCATGTTCTTTAATGGCAAATTTGCCTCTGCTCAGCTCTTCAAAGCCCTCG GTTGCGATGACCTGGTCAGTGCCGTGTTTGACCTGGCAAAAGGGCTCTCCCGCCTGCAGCTGACCGATGAGGAGATGGCTCTGTTCAGTGCCGCTTGCTTGCTGTCTCCAGACCGACCATGGTTAGCCGACAGCCAGAAGGTCCAGAAGCTACAGGCGAAGGTCTACCTGGCTCTGCAACACAGTCTGCACATGAGCGGGGCTGCCGACGAGAAGCTAGACCAG ATGGTATCCAAGCTGCCGATAATGAAGTCCATCTGTAATCTCCACATCGACAAGCTGGAGTTCTTTCGTCTGGTCCACCCCGAGACCGCATACAGCTTTCCACCACTCTACCGGGAAGTGTTCGGGAGTGAGATCTCTCCCCCCGACTCTACAAACAACTcctag